The Pantoea vagans genome contains the following window.
CGTGATCATTATGCTGGTGGTGACGCTGGTTGCGCAGTTGGCGCTTTCGCTGACCAAACACGGACGCCGCATGTACGCGCTGGGCGGCAATCCTGAAGCGGCACGCCTGTCAGGGATTCGCACCACACGCTATCGCGTGCTGGCCTATGTGATTTCGTCTTTGCTGGCGGGTGTCGGCGGCATTTTGCTGGCATCGCGTATTGGTTCCTCACAGGTGAATGCAGGAAGCGGCTACCTGATGGATGCCGTTGCCGCGGCATGGATCGGCTTCTCGCTGGCCGGTTCCGGCAAACCTAACGCGCTGGGTACCTTGGTCGGCGCGGTGATCCTTGGCGTGTTGCAGAACGGGCTGGTGATGCTGTCCGTGCCTTACTACGCCATGGACATTATCAAAGGGCTGGTGCTGGCTCTGGCCCTGGCCATTACCTACATTCAGCGCCGCTAAGGCGCATTTACTGAGAAAGAGATCATAATGAAAAAAATCACCCTTTCGCTGCTGGCGCTAAGCCTGCTGAACGCCAGCGTCGCCTTTGCTGACACCGTTGCACCTGTGCCTGCCGTGATCGCCAATCATGAAGGCCCGGTACGCATCGCTATCATCCGTAACCTGGGTTCTGACGATAACACCACGCAGTTTGTGGCCGGAGCCATTCAGCAAGGTCGCCAGTTGGGCTTTAAAGTCAGCACCTTCCTGAGCAACGGTGATGACGCGCGTTTCCAGGATTTTGTTGCCCAGGCGATCAGCCAGAAGTATGACGGCATTATTCTGTCGCACGGTAAAGAGCCCTACTCCACCGCGTTGGTAAAACGCATCGTCGATGCCGGTATTAAACTGTCAGTGTTTGATACTCCGGTTGATACGCCAGTAAACGGCGTCACCGTCACGGCGCAAGATGATGCTTCACTGGCACAGGCGTCTCTGGGTCAGTTGATCAGTGATTTCCATGGCAAAGCCAACATCATCAAACTGTGGGTTGCGGGCTTCCCGCCGCAGGAACGCCGCCAGGTGGTGTATGAGAAACTGCTGAAAGAGAATCCAGGTATTCATCAGCTGGAATCCATTGGCGCTGTTTCTACCGATGTGCAGGGTGATACTGCCAACAAGGTTGGCGCGATTCTGGCGAAATACCCGAAAGGCAAGATAGATGCGATTTGGGCATCCTGGGATGCTTTCAGCCAGGGCGCGTATAAAGCGCTGCAGGAGAATGGTCGTACGGAGATCAAGATTTACAGTATCGATGTCTCTAACCAGGACCTGCAGTTGATGCACGAGAAGAACAGCCCATGGGTGCAGACGGTGGCTGTCGATCCGAAAACCATCGGCGCAGTGAACATGCGTTTGGTCGCGAATAAGATTGCGGGCGAGGCCACACCGACCAGCTACGAATTTAAAGCCTCTTCCATTTCTCAGCAGTTGCTGAGCAGCCAGCAAGGTGCGGTCAACGTGGCATCGTTGAACAAGATCATACCAGGCTGGGGTGAGAACAACGATTTCGTCGCGCCATGGTTTGCCACGCTGGAAGCGAAATACGGTAAGAAATAGCGGCCTTCCCCCCCTCACCCCAGCCCTCTCCCGCAAACGGGAGAGGGTGCAGTCAGAGCGGTCTGGCAAAGTGAATACATTCCTCACCATCTCTTGATCGGTACCCTCTCCCATTTTGGGAGAGGGTTAGGGTGAGGGTGAGGGAAAACATCAGCACGATTACCACCCCAGCACTAACTGCCGTTCCAGCTGGGGATCCACCAGCGTCACATGCAATCCCACCAGCCGTACACCACGCCCTGCGCGCCGCTCATCCCACGCCTGGCGAGCGACGGCGATCATGTCATCCTTGTTTAACACCTGCCAGACGTGCTCTTGCGTGGTCTGCTGGAAATCATTGAACTTAAGCTTCACACCCTGTCGCGCGATCTGCTTATCGGGACGAATGTTGGTTAGCCGACGATCCAACTCCTCATAGAGGAAATCGATAATCGCCAGACACTGCTCCCAGCTGTGAATGTCTTCCATCAACGTCCGTTCGACCCCCAGTGATTTGCGCTCACGCTCCACCACCACATCGCGGTCATCAATGCCGTTGCTGCGTTCCCACAACACACGCCCGAACTTGCCAAAGCGTTTCAGCAGCAGCGCCAGATCGCTGCGCTGTACATCCGCGCAGGTGTGCAATCCCATCTCTTCCAGCTTTTTGGTGGCCACTTTGCCAACGCCGGGAATTTTGCTCAGCGGCAGCGTCAGTAAAAAGTCAGGCATGACCTGCGGCGTAATCACATATTGCCCATTGGGCTTATTCAGATCCGAGGCGATCTTGGCGAGGAATTTAATCGGTGCGATACCCGCCGAGGCGGTTAAGCCGGTTTCACGCAGGATATCAGCACGGATCGCCTGCGCCATGAGCGTAGCTGAACCCTGGCAATGCCCGCTGTCGGTGACATCCAGATAGGCTTCATCCAGTGAGAGCGGTTCAACCAGTGCGGTATAGCGCGAGAAGATATCGCGGATCTGGCGTGACGCCTCTTTATAAGCATCAAAACGCCCAGGCAAGAGCCTGAGATGCGGACACAGCTTCAGCGCCGTTGCGGTTGGCATTGCGCTGCGCACGCCGTATTTACGCGCTGGATAGTTGGCGGTGCTGATCACCCCGCGCTGCACGCGGCTGCCGCCGATGGCGATGGGAATATCACGTAATGAGGGATCGTCGCGCATTTCCACCGCTGCGAAAAAGCAGTCCATATCAACATGAATGATTTTACGC
Protein-coding sequences here:
- a CDS encoding sugar ABC transporter substrate-binding protein, with translation MKKITLSLLALSLLNASVAFADTVAPVPAVIANHEGPVRIAIIRNLGSDDNTTQFVAGAIQQGRQLGFKVSTFLSNGDDARFQDFVAQAISQKYDGIILSHGKEPYSTALVKRIVDAGIKLSVFDTPVDTPVNGVTVTAQDDASLAQASLGQLISDFHGKANIIKLWVAGFPPQERRQVVYEKLLKENPGIHQLESIGAVSTDVQGDTANKVGAILAKYPKGKIDAIWASWDAFSQGAYKALQENGRTEIKIYSIDVSNQDLQLMHEKNSPWVQTVAVDPKTIGAVNMRLVANKIAGEATPTSYEFKASSISQQLLSSQQGAVNVASLNKIIPGWGENNDFVAPWFATLEAKYGKK
- the dinB gene encoding DNA polymerase IV, giving the protein MRKIIHVDMDCFFAAVEMRDDPSLRDIPIAIGGSRVQRGVISTANYPARKYGVRSAMPTATALKLCPHLRLLPGRFDAYKEASRQIRDIFSRYTALVEPLSLDEAYLDVTDSGHCQGSATLMAQAIRADILRETGLTASAGIAPIKFLAKIASDLNKPNGQYVITPQVMPDFLLTLPLSKIPGVGKVATKKLEEMGLHTCADVQRSDLALLLKRFGKFGRVLWERSNGIDDRDVVVERERKSLGVERTLMEDIHSWEQCLAIIDFLYEELDRRLTNIRPDKQIARQGVKLKFNDFQQTTQEHVWQVLNKDDMIAVARQAWDERRAGRGVRLVGLHVTLVDPQLERQLVLGW